One segment of Phaeacidiphilus oryzae TH49 DNA contains the following:
- a CDS encoding alpha/beta fold hydrolase translates to MTDRISVRESGSGTPLVLLHAFPLNSSMWQSQLDELPGREGTDARVIAVDLRGFGGTPLGEDAPSLDLLADDLALMLDRAGIDRAVLCGLSMGGYTAMAFARRHPERLLGLILADTKATADDEAAKANRERIARTVTEEKSVRVVVEEQLPEPLLGAEAVRRGPELVDHVRRIAEAAPPESVAWAQRAMAARGDSLDVLRGVTVPALVVVGEDDAITGVADARAMAKALPASELTILPGAGHLSSLEVPEAFNDAVRGWLRQLP, encoded by the coding sequence ATGACCGACCGCATCTCCGTCCGGGAATCCGGCTCCGGCACGCCGCTCGTCCTGCTGCACGCCTTTCCGCTCAACTCGTCGATGTGGCAGAGCCAGTTGGACGAGCTGCCGGGCCGGGAGGGCACCGACGCCCGGGTCATCGCCGTCGACCTGCGCGGCTTCGGCGGCACCCCGCTCGGCGAGGACGCCCCCTCGCTCGACCTCCTCGCGGACGACCTGGCGCTGATGCTGGACCGGGCCGGCATCGACCGGGCGGTGCTCTGCGGGCTCTCCATGGGCGGCTACACGGCGATGGCCTTCGCCCGCCGGCATCCCGAGCGGCTCCTCGGTCTGATCCTGGCCGACACCAAGGCCACCGCGGACGACGAGGCGGCCAAGGCGAACCGGGAGCGGATCGCGCGGACCGTCACCGAGGAGAAGAGCGTCCGGGTCGTCGTGGAGGAGCAGCTGCCCGAGCCGCTGCTGGGCGCCGAGGCGGTACGCCGCGGGCCGGAGCTGGTCGACCATGTGCGGCGGATCGCCGAGGCGGCGCCGCCGGAATCGGTGGCGTGGGCGCAGCGGGCGATGGCCGCGCGAGGGGACTCGCTGGACGTCCTGCGGGGGGTGACGGTGCCGGCGCTGGTGGTCGTCGGCGAGGACGACGCGATCACCGGGGTCGCGGACGCGCGGGCGATGGCGAAGGCGCTGCCGGCGTCCGAACTGACCATCCTGCCGGGGGCCGGCCACCTCTCCTCGCTGGAGGTCCCGGAAGCCTTCAACGACGCCGTCCGCGGGTGGCTCCGCCAGCTGCCGTAG